In one window of Episyrphus balteatus chromosome 3, idEpiBalt1.1, whole genome shotgun sequence DNA:
- the LOC129915777 gene encoding nucleoplasmin-like protein, whose amino-acid sequence MSAPANLEGENFYGVTLSEKEPLQQFVVAETDKFEMEQKLVIKQICLGAEAKEGEFNVVQVETKVSDKKDLKIPIAVLKVGETRVLRPNLEFPSASVTFKLIQGTGPVYIHGQHIVNETDAEEVYYEEEETGDMDDEAPPQTNGKAKKKW is encoded by the exons ATGTCTGCCCCAGCTAATTTAGAAGGAGAAAACTTCTAtg gagTTACACTCAGCGAAAAGGAACCTCTTCAACAATTTGTTGTTGCTGAGACCGACAAATTTGAAATGGAACAAAAGCTGGTCATCAAACAAATCTGTTTGGGTGCTGAAGCCAAAGAGGGTGAATTTAATGTCGTTCAG gTTGAAACAAAAGTTTCAGATAAAAAAGATCTGAAAATCCCCATCGCTGTTTTGAAAGTTGGCGAGACACGCGTGCTAAGGCCAAATCTAGAATTCCCATCGGCTTCAGTGACATTCAAACTTATTCAAGGTACTGGTCCAGTATACATTCATGGTCAACATATTGTGAATGAAACCGATGCCGAAGAAGTCTATTACGAGGAGGAAGAGACCGGTGACATGGACGATGAAGCACCACCACAAACAAATGGCAAGGCCAAGAAGAAGTGGTGA
- the LOC129915766 gene encoding sodium-independent sulfate anion transporter codes for MTTEPTANLYQEDLPDVCELLKIKTQKLARKETLLNTFPLLRWLPKYKLKFLLQDFVAGLTVGLTTIPQAIAYGVVAGLPPQYGLYSAFMGCFVYIFFGTCKDITVGPTAIMALMVQQHATASADFVVLACFLSGCVILLMGILNMGFLIQFISMPVTIGFSTAAALTIGSGQVNNLFGIKNSSNAFLASWQNFFTNISHARLYDSLLGVGTLILLLCMRKVKDIKSLNKFVTKYVSLSRNALAVIIGAVLAYCLTHDGYTPFKLSGQITPGLPPFQLPPFSTNVNGTAYSFTEMIVELGSSVGSIPLIAILESIAIAKTFSKGKTIDASQEMIALGLCNVMGSFVSSMPTTGSFTRTAINNASGVKTTLGGAITGGLVLMALAFLTTTFYYIPKATLAAIIIAAMIFMVEVEKIHDLWKAKKIDFIPFLVTLLCCLFWSLEYGILCGVALNLVFVLYASARPKITISVQKISGVEVAVVQVFSNLKYSSAEYLRSKVIKFVNEQFGRVAVVIISGEEIFSIDSTVAVNILSMKEELSMIGCELICWKWNYCAAGVVCRLKPEAQSMFKFTETKEEVILDQMRSQNGNSTAIATNQVP; via the exons ATGACAACTGAACCAACAG ccAACCTCTATCAAGAGGACCTACCCGATGTGtgtgaattattaaaaattaaaacccaAAAACTCGCTCGAAAGGAAACCCTATTAAACACATTTCCATTATTGCGATGGCTTCCCAAATACAAGCTAAAATTTCTTCTTCAAGATTTTGTTGCTGGCCTAACAGTCGGTCTAACAACAATACCACAAGCTATAGCATATGGAGTTGTAGCTGGTTTACCACCACAATATGGATTGTATTCAGCATTTATGGgttgttttgtttatatattttttggaacATGTAAAGATATAACAGTTG GACCAACAGCAATAATGGCATTAATGGTTCAACAACATGCAACTGCAAGTGCAGATTTTGTAGTTTTAGCATGTTTTTTGTCAGGATGTGTGATACTTTTAATGGGCATATTAAATATGGGCTTTCTCATACAGTTTATATCGATGCCAGTGACAATTGGATTTAGTACAGCAGCAGCATTAACAATTGGAAGTGGTCAAGTTAATAATTTATTTGGAATTAAAA attcctCAAATGCCTTTTTAGCATCGTGGCAAAATTTCTTTACAAATATTTCACATGCTAGATTGTATGATAGTTTACTTGGAGTAGGAACACTTATCTTACTTCTATGCATGAGG AAAGTAAAAGACATAAAGAGTCTCAACAAGTTCGTTACAAAATACGTGTCACTGTCTCGAAATGCATTGGCTGTTATCATTGGCGCCGTCTTGGCCTATTGTCTGACTCATGATGGttatacaccatttaaattatcaGGACAAATAACACCTGGATTACCACCATTTCAATTGCCACCATTTAGTACAAATGTCAATGGAACAGCATATTCGTTTACTGAAATGATTGTTGAATTGGGTTCATCGGTTGGATCGATTCCGTTGATTGCTATTTTGGAGAGTATTGCTATTGCAAAGACATTTA gtaAAGGAAAAACAATTGATGCTTCTCAGGAAATGATTGCACTTGGATTGTGCAATGTAATGGGATCATTTGTTTCGTCAATGCCAACAACTGGATCATTTACCAGAACAGCTATAAATAATGCTTCTGGGGTGAAGACAACTCTTGGAGGTGCTATAACTGGTGGTTTGGTCCTAATGGCATTGGCATTCCTTACAACAACATTTTACTATATTCCAAAAGCAACACTAGCTGCTATTATAATAGCAGCTATGATATTCATGGTGGAAGTTGAAAAGATACATGATCTTTGGAAGGCTAAAA AAATcgattttataccatttttggtaACATTGTTGTGTTGTTTATTTTGGAGTCTTGAATATGGAATACTTTGTGGTGTTGCATTGAATCTTGTATTTGTTTTGTATGCAAGTGCTAGaccaaaaattacaatttctgTTCAAAag ATAAGCGGTGTTGAAGTGGCTGTTGTACAGGTATTTTCAAATCTCAAGTATTCATCGGCCGAGTACTTACGATCCAAAGTGATAAAATTTGTGAATGAACAATTTGGTCGTGTGGCTGTTGTCATAATTAGTGGTGAGgagattttttctattgattCAACAGTAGCTGTG AATATTCTTTCTATGAAAGAAGAGTTATCAATGATTGGTTGTGAATTAATTTGTTGGAAATGGAATTATTGTGCAGCTGGAGTTGTTTGTCGTTTAAAGCCAGAAGCTCAGAGTATGTTTAAGTTTACAGAAACAAAAGAAGAAGTTATTCTTGATCAAATGAGATCACAAAATGGTAATAGTACAGCAATAGCAACAAATCAAGttccttaa